DNA from Metabacillus flavus:
TGATGGAGAGACAGAGAATTTAGACCGGGATAAGGGAGAGGGACTTATTAATATAGCAGGCTTTGAACAGCTGATCAAGAATGATACTGAAATGCCGAGCAATCTATTTTTAGTTGCCGTCGTAAAAGGGGAGATTGTCGGGTTTTCGAGGTGTGAAGGCAATCACTTGAAAAGATACTCTCACAAAGTAGAATTTGGAGTTGGCGTGCTAAAGGATTTTTGGGGTTACGGGATTGGAGAAAATCTATTAAAAGAATCGATATCCTGGGCAGACTCCTATGGTATAAAGAAAATGAATCTAAAGGTAACAGAAACGAATGATAGGGCGTTAAAAATTTATAGCAGACTGGGATTTGAAACAGAAGGAACTTTAAAAAAGGATAAGCTTTTATCAGACGGGAAATTCTACAGCACGATCATCATGGGAAGATGGAATGAGTCATAATACATAATAGGGAGATTAATAGAAATATGTCCAACATAACGATAAAAAGAGCTTCCTTATCGGACGCTGAAACTCTGACAAGCATCATGCAGGAAACCTTTGATGCAGAAGCAATAAAATGGCTGAAAGAGGAGGATAATATCATAGATTACAATATCCAGCCGCCAGGATATCAGTCCATTCATATGACGGAGTACAGTATTCGGGAGTTAGTCTATTACAAAATTCTCGAAGATGAAAAGATAGCAGGCGGAGTGATTATGACACTTACAGGCAATTTGCACGCTAGAATTGATCGTATTTTTGTTAGCCCTTTCTTGCAGGGGAGGGGAATCGGATCAATCGCACTTAAATTTGTCGAAGAGGAGTTTCCGCAGGTCACATCATGGGAACTGGAGACATCCAGCAGGCAGCTCAATAATCATTATTTTTATGAAAAAGCAGGTTTTAAAAGAGTGTATGAATCCGAAGATGAGTTTTGCTATGAGAAGCGTATAAATACGAATGATGAAACGGAAAAAGTACAGAATCGGGATTTTTCGGGCACTTATTATGAAAGCT
Protein-coding regions in this window:
- a CDS encoding GNAT family N-acetyltransferase; this translates as MKIKNQDFEVKGLTYSIRSAIIEDAKKLSEVRVRIDGETENLDRDKGEGLINIAGFEQLIKNDTEMPSNLFLVAVVKGEIVGFSRCEGNHLKRYSHKVEFGVGVLKDFWGYGIGENLLKESISWADSYGIKKMNLKVTETNDRALKIYSRLGFETEGTLKKDKLLSDGKFYSTIIMGRWNES
- a CDS encoding GNAT family N-acetyltransferase — protein: MSNITIKRASLSDAETLTSIMQETFDAEAIKWLKEEDNIIDYNIQPPGYQSIHMTEYSIRELVYYKILEDEKIAGGVIMTLTGNLHARIDRIFVSPFLQGRGIGSIALKFVEEEFPQVTSWELETSSRQLNNHYFYEKAGFKRVYESEDEFCYEKRINTNDETEKVQNRDFSGTYYESCGMDESDFFKVNLAGSSISNSNVMNSHFSNCNLSQSKFQNINFRNSLLADLNLSGSRIDHVTMGGVQFKDTSLGENRLSVTFERCDLNGSRFVECNLQDVEIQQSDLSGMRINGVSVKELFDAYERNVKHT